CCGAAAGCAGAAATTCTTTTATGTAGGACGGGGTAGTGGTGCCAATAGTATTGTAGCCTACTTGCTTTTTATTACCGATGTTGATCCTATGGAGCTAGACCTGTATTTTGAGCGTTTTATAAATCTGTATCGTGTAAATCCGCCCGATTTTGATATTGATTTTTCGCATCGGGACAGACCGGTTATGACGGAATATATTTTTAATCGATTCGAGAATGTTGCATTATTGGGGACCTATGTTACTTTCCAATCTAAGGGAGTAATTCGAGAATTGGGAAAAGTGTTTGGGCTACCAAAAGATGAAATAGATATGCTGTGTAATGGCAATGTGCAGGAAAGCAGGCTAGATAACATATCTGCTTTGGTATTAAAGTACACGGAGCTGCTTCATGGTATGCCCAATTACCTGAGCATACATGCAGGCGGAATTTTAATTACCGAGAAACCCATTCACTGGTTTTCGGCAACCAATATGCCCCCAAAAGGATTCCCCACCACGCAGTTTGATATGGTTATTGCAGAAGATGTGGGACTCTATAAATTCGATATTCTTGCCCAACGCGGACTATCGAAAATAAAGGAAACCTTGGATATACTTGAGCGTGACAGACCCGAGGAATTTGCCAAGTTTGATATTCATGATATTAAAGCATTTAAAAAAGACCCCAAAATAAATACTATGGTAAAAACAGCACAATGTATGGGTTGTTTTTATGTAGAGTCACCAGCCATGAGAATGCTGTTGAAAAAGTTAGAAGTAGATACGTATTTAGGTTTGGTAGCAGCAAGTTCTATAATCCGCCCAGGAGTATCTAAAAGCGGGATGATGCGCGAGTATATTCTTCGGCATAGAAACAAGGGCAGGGCAGCGAAATTGGCGCACCCCGTAATGTTAGAAATTATGCCAGAGACTTATGGAGTTATGGTCTATCAAGAAGATGTGATAAAAGTAGCTCATCATTTCGCCGATTTGGATTTAGGCGAAGCCGATGTATTACGTCGCGGAATGAGCGGTAAGTTCCGGTCTAGGGAAGAGTTCCAAAAAGTGCAAGATAAGTTTATGGATAACTGCCGTAAAAAAGGCTATGCGGAGAAGCTCGTTAAAGAAGTTTGGGACCAAGTTGCCAGTTTTGCGGGCTATGCTTTTGCTAAAGGGCATTCGGCTTCCTATGCGGTAGAAAGTTATCAGAGTTTGTTTTTGCGTGCCTATTATCCACTTGAGTATATGGTGGCAGTGCTTAATAATGGTGGCGGATTTTATAGCCCTGAGTTTTATGTGCACGAAGCTCGTATGTTGGGTGCAAAAATACATCCGCCATGCGTAAATAAAAGTAATGCAGATAACCGTATTTATGGTAAAGAGCTTTATTTAGGACTATGCTATTTACGGGAACTGGAACAACGGGTGATGGAACGTATTTTAAAGGAGCGTACTCTAAATGGCTATTTTATGTCGTTAGAAGATTTCTTGGATAGGCTGATTATTTCCATTGAGCAAGTAAGTATTTTAATACGGATTGATGCCTTTAGGTTTACAGAAACCAATAAGCACGAACTACTTTGGAAAGCACATTTATTCTTGAATAAAGCAAAGAAAATAGACCACCCAAAATTGTTTACGCCACGGCATCAGCATTTTCAAATTCCGTCTTTGTACAGTACCAGTTTAGAGGTAGCTTTTACTCAACTAGAGCTGCTAGGGTTTAGTTTATGTAGTCCGTTTGAGCTTTTGGCAGATTCACTTCTCAATACATCGGGTAGTAAAGATTTAGAGTGCTACTTGGACAGGAATATTGATATTTATGGATATTTGGTAACGGTAAAACGTACGCGAACCCATAATGGAAAAACAATGTATTTTGCTACGCTATTAGACCAACAAGGGCAGGTTTTTGATACGGTGTTGTTTCCGCCTGTAGCTGAAAAATATAGGTTTAGAGGAAGGGGTGTATATCGTTTTTACGGTAAAGTAGTCAGTGAATTCGGGTTTTTGAGTATAGAAGTCATTAAACTACAAAAACAAGATTTCATACAAGATCCTAGATATGCAGATATGAAAACCAGTGTCAAGGTTTTTGACCAAAAGAAAACTGGAGAAGAGAAAATAGAAGTTAGAGAATAGAGGAAGTGCAGTACGAAATACGCCCAGCGCAAAGCGTTAAGCACTCAGCGCAAAAACCCTCAACCAACAACCAATTTTCAAAAAGCCTCAAGCACATATCCTAAAATCCAGAAGAGTATTAGAAATACAAAAAAGGTCCCGATACAGCCACATTTTCCGCCACCTATTTTCTTAGCCCCATACCAAGCGCCAAAGAATTGAATTAATTTTTTCATAAGACTAATTTACAAGTTTACTTGGATAGTATTCATATAAAAAGTAGCTCAAAAGAATAATTAAGAAAACATAAAATCTCTTTTTCTCTTTACTAAAAGCAGAAGAGATTTTAAATTAAACTTCATTTTGTTAATTTTTAAAAGCTTTGTCCAAAAACTGATAACGTGCATCATTTGGAGCATTTATTAACTTACTTTCGGTGTCAAGAACCATAACTGGGGGAGTAGTGTCTTTTGCTGTGGCTGCATCCCAATTTGGCAAGCCTTCGCCATTTGGATTTCCGGTTTTAATAAAGTTCGCGAAATAGGTCATCATTTCTTTAGATACTTTATAATCATCAGCGGTCCATGCATAATCATCCACCAAATGTAAGTTGCCCATACAGTATTCTATTTCGCAAGCATGTGGAGCGCCAACAGCTTTAGGAGCAGCGGGAGCATCTGATCCTTTGGTCACTGTACCACCTGCCAAACCAGAAGCTAAAGAATTATCTACTAATGGAGGCCTTAATTTACTGTATAAATACCTGTAAACAGATTGGTCGCTATTTTTTCTATGTAAATCAAACCATTTCCAAGTGCTATAAGATATAAATCTGTCTGAGGCCAAAGCTGTGGCAGATAATTCAATTTCTTTTTCTGAACCATGAGGGTACAGTTCCAAAACTTTTTTATATTGCTTTGGGTAAGCTTCTTTTACCTTTTTCACATAATTCTCTTCTGTGTAAGGACCTTGTGTAAATGCCATTCCTGGAATCTCGGCAGAGTTCCAACCTAGTAATAAAGGAACCATAGCTTGTTCTTTACTTTCAAAAATTTCGGGTAGTGTTTTTGGTAAAAAATATCCATCTAACACAGCTGGAAAACCAAATCTTTTAGACTCATTATATATTTCATACACTTCTCTAGTACTCAATTTTCGTAATTCAGCAAGAGTAGGGTACCCCGCATTTTTAGCAAACTCCATTCCCATGTTTTCAGCATCTTTTAAGGAAACCGGGGACATTGTAGGGTTGATTCCTGCACCGCTTTCGCCAATTGCACCTGCAATTAAGTCTTTAGATAATGGAGAGGCCATTTGCTGACTAGCGCCAATTGATCCAGCAGATTCACCTGCAATAGTTACTTTACTTGGATCACCACCAAAAGCAGTTATATTGTTATTTACCCAATTCAGCGCCGCATTTTGATCTAATAAGCCATAATTGCCAGAAGCTTTATAGGAGGCTTCAGCACTTAACTCTGGGTGTGCTAAAAATCCAAAAATATTTAGGCGATAATTAGTGGTAACCACAACAATACCTTCTTTAGCCATGCTTTCCCCATCGTAACGAGGTTCAGATGCATCACCTGCAACATTTCCTCCACCAAAGAAATAGACCAACACAGGTAAATCTTTTGTATTGCGGTTAGCGGGAGTCCATACATTTAAATACAAGCAGTCTTCACTAACTCCGTTAGATCTAGATTTCATATCACCAAATACCATAGTTTGCATTGGGCGTGGACCAAAGGCTTTAGTTTCTTTAACTCCGCTCCAATTATCTAAAGGTTGTGGCGCTTTCCATCTAAGCTCACCTAATGGAGGTTGGGCAAACGGGATGCCGAAATAGCGTTGAATTCCGGTATGTGTATCATAATTACCTTCTATAATACCGTTTTCAATGCTTGCTTGAACAGGAAACGAATTGGTTTCTTGTGCGGTAGCTAAATGGGTTATTGTTATGAATACAAAAAGTAGCATTGTTAAATTTTTCATTTAAAATAGTTTTCTATTGTCTCAATTTGTAACAATAATACATTTATTTTTTAATTCTATAATAACCTGACCATTAATAATTAGTATTATTGGTGAAACTTAGTTGCTAATTTTGATAATTTAGACTATTCAATCTCAATGGGCATTGAAAATGTACTAACAATGAAGCCTAATTTTTTTTAAACCATAATTCTTATGAAATCAATATTTTTAATATTCTTTTTTGTCGTTTGTACATTTGGCTTTTCTCAGCAACCTGGGCTAGAGGAACTGAACTCTATTGTAAAACCTAGAATGCGAGTAATAATCGATAATGATTTAGGCGGTGATCCCGATGGACTCTTTCAATTAGCACATCATTTAATGTCACCATCCGTAGAAATCCGTGGAGTAATTGCTTCGCATTTATATGAACATGGATTTGGTGGACCTGGAACTTCGGAGTATGCAAAAGAACAGGCAATGAAAGTTATTGAAATTTTAGAGCTTGAAAATGAACTGACCGTTTATACAGATAAAAGTGTAAGCATGACCAGTGTTACAAAACCAATAGATAGTGATGCGGTACAGGCTATTATTAAAGAAGCAATGCGTACCGATACCAATTTGCCGTTGTACGTTGTTTGTGGAGGTGGTTTAACCAATATTGCTAGTGCCTATTTGCTTGAGCCTAAAATTGCAGAAAAGATTACCTTAGTTTGGATCGGCGGTCCAGAATATATAGATATCGCAATTCCGCCACCTGGGTATACTACTCTTGAATATAATTTGGGAATTGATATTAAAGCTGCTCAAGTAATTTTTAATGATTCTAATATTAATTTATGGCAAGTTCCAAGAAATGTATACCGCCAACCCATAATGTCTGATGCTGAACTTTTGACCAAAGTTAAAGGGAAAGGTAAATTGGGGAATCATTTATTCAGCATTATGAAAGAGGCGTATATGAAATTGGACAAATGGAATATACCTATGGGCGAAGTATATATTTATGGGGATAATCCGTTAGTGCTTTTAACGGCGATACAATCTTCTTTTGAGCCAGACCCATCGTCTAGTACTTACCTTCTAAAACAAGCACCAAGAATAAATGATGAGGGAGTATATGAAAGCAATTTTGACGGAAGAAATATTAGGGTTTACCATCAGTTAGATAATAGATTGTTGTTTGAAGATTTCTTTGCAAAGTTGGAGTTGTTTTCAAAATAGAAACTTGATTGTTATATATGATATGAGAGAAGATTCTACATGGCGGTATGCTTTCAGCCCCGTTTTTCAATGACTTCGTAAGACTTTAGATTTATAAAATAGTGTTCATATATCAAAATTAAATTCGTTTGTAATTGGTGCATTATTGTTGCAGTTCCATTTTTTAAGATTTAAATGATGAAATGAGATAGTATTTATACGGTTAGAATTCTCATATATGACATTGTTAAATTATTTTTGAACAAAATTTATAATAATGGCTTCAGGATTTTTTGCAATTCTAGATGATGTAGCGGCACTGTTGGATGACGTGGCGGCTATGAGTAAAATAGCAACCAAAAAAACAGCAGGTATTTTGGGAGACGATTTAGCTGTTAATGCAGAAAAAGCCTCTGGTTTTGTCTCTGATAGGGAATTACCGGTTTTATGGGCCATTACCAAAGGTTCTCTCCTAAATAAAATAATTATTTTACCCATTGCAT
The genomic region above belongs to Maribacter hydrothermalis and contains:
- a CDS encoding DNA polymerase III subunit alpha produces the protein MYLNCHTYYSLRYGTFSELELLQLARQHGVTQLALTDINNTSACLNFVRKASEYNVRPILGIDFRNGVEPCFVGIAKNNEGFLELNNFLSHYIHQEKKIPEIAPQFKNVFVIYPFEKILQHEKKTFTENEFIGVSVNELKRLRFSKLLEQRNKIVLLQPVTFRNKRDFNAHRLLRAIDNNTLLSMLSVTEQARDDEHMYALPNLTAHFSEHSFILENTQRLMDACSIHFDFSEGRKPQNLSKYLGSKEEDEVFLEELCQEGLPYRYPEINQAVLDRLAKELHLIKKMGFVSYFLINWDIISHARKQKFFYVGRGSGANSIVAYLLFITDVDPMELDLYFERFINLYRVNPPDFDIDFSHRDRPVMTEYIFNRFENVALLGTYVTFQSKGVIRELGKVFGLPKDEIDMLCNGNVQESRLDNISALVLKYTELLHGMPNYLSIHAGGILITEKPIHWFSATNMPPKGFPTTQFDMVIAEDVGLYKFDILAQRGLSKIKETLDILERDRPEEFAKFDIHDIKAFKKDPKINTMVKTAQCMGCFYVESPAMRMLLKKLEVDTYLGLVAASSIIRPGVSKSGMMREYILRHRNKGRAAKLAHPVMLEIMPETYGVMVYQEDVIKVAHHFADLDLGEADVLRRGMSGKFRSREEFQKVQDKFMDNCRKKGYAEKLVKEVWDQVASFAGYAFAKGHSASYAVESYQSLFLRAYYPLEYMVAVLNNGGGFYSPEFYVHEARMLGAKIHPPCVNKSNADNRIYGKELYLGLCYLRELEQRVMERILKERTLNGYFMSLEDFLDRLIISIEQVSILIRIDAFRFTETNKHELLWKAHLFLNKAKKIDHPKLFTPRHQHFQIPSLYSTSLEVAFTQLELLGFSLCSPFELLADSLLNTSGSKDLECYLDRNIDIYGYLVTVKRTRTHNGKTMYFATLLDQQGQVFDTVLFPPVAEKYRFRGRGVYRFYGKVVSEFGFLSIEVIKLQKQDFIQDPRYADMKTSVKVFDQKKTGEEKIEVRE
- a CDS encoding carboxylesterase/lipase family protein encodes the protein MKNLTMLLFVFITITHLATAQETNSFPVQASIENGIIEGNYDTHTGIQRYFGIPFAQPPLGELRWKAPQPLDNWSGVKETKAFGPRPMQTMVFGDMKSRSNGVSEDCLYLNVWTPANRNTKDLPVLVYFFGGGNVAGDASEPRYDGESMAKEGIVVVTTNYRLNIFGFLAHPELSAEASYKASGNYGLLDQNAALNWVNNNITAFGGDPSKVTIAGESAGSIGASQQMASPLSKDLIAGAIGESGAGINPTMSPVSLKDAENMGMEFAKNAGYPTLAELRKLSTREVYEIYNESKRFGFPAVLDGYFLPKTLPEIFESKEQAMVPLLLGWNSAEIPGMAFTQGPYTEENYVKKVKEAYPKQYKKVLELYPHGSEKEIELSATALASDRFISYSTWKWFDLHRKNSDQSVYRYLYSKLRPPLVDNSLASGLAGGTVTKGSDAPAAPKAVGAPHACEIEYCMGNLHLVDDYAWTADDYKVSKEMMTYFANFIKTGNPNGEGLPNWDAATAKDTTPPVMVLDTESKLINAPNDARYQFLDKAFKN
- a CDS encoding nucleoside hydrolase — translated: MKSIFLIFFFVVCTFGFSQQPGLEELNSIVKPRMRVIIDNDLGGDPDGLFQLAHHLMSPSVEIRGVIASHLYEHGFGGPGTSEYAKEQAMKVIEILELENELTVYTDKSVSMTSVTKPIDSDAVQAIIKEAMRTDTNLPLYVVCGGGLTNIASAYLLEPKIAEKITLVWIGGPEYIDIAIPPPGYTTLEYNLGIDIKAAQVIFNDSNINLWQVPRNVYRQPIMSDAELLTKVKGKGKLGNHLFSIMKEAYMKLDKWNIPMGEVYIYGDNPLVLLTAIQSSFEPDPSSSTYLLKQAPRINDEGVYESNFDGRNIRVYHQLDNRLLFEDFFAKLELFSK